Genomic segment of Oncorhynchus gorbuscha isolate QuinsamMale2020 ecotype Even-year unplaced genomic scaffold, OgorEven_v1.0 Un_scaffold_7914, whole genome shotgun sequence:
TCACTCAGATCGTTAcactgcctcatgatgccatctattttgtgaagtgcaccagtccctcttgcagcaaagcaccttgcaagcctccctttttcctccaaaaataatgatggtcattatggccaaacagttatattcatgttacatcagaccagaggacatttctccaaaacgtacaatctttgtacccatgtgcagttgcaaaccgtagtctggcttttttatggcggttttggagcagtggcttcttccttgctgagcggcctttcaggttatgtcgatataggactcgttttactgtggatatagataatttttcaccgtttcctccagcatcttcacaaggtcctttttgctgatgttctgggatttatttgcactttttgcaccaaagtacgttcatctctaggagacagaacgtgtctccttcctgagcggtatgacggctgattggtcccatgtttttatacttgcatactattgtttgtacagataaacgtggtaccttcaggccttcccaaggatgaaccagacttgtggatgtctacaattctttttctgaggtcttggctgatttcttttgatttctccatgatgtcaagcaaagaggcactgagtgtgaaggtaggccttgaaatacatccataggtacaccaatttactcaaatgatgtgCATTAGCTTATCAGATGgcatacttttctggaattttcaaagctatttaaaggcacagtcaacttagtgtatgtaaacttgacccacttgaattgtgatacagtgaattattagtgaaataatctgtcagtaaacaattgttggaaaaatgacttgtgtcatgcacaaagtagatgtcctaaccgacttgccaaaactatagtttgttaacaaactatttgtggagtggttgaaaaatgagttttaatgactccaacctaagtgtaaacttctaacttcaactgtaactgccaaaataatggaaacacttgagtaaatgagggatacaaagtatattgaaagcaggtgctttcacatgtgtggttcctgagttaactaagtaattaacatcccatcatgctgagggtcatgtataaaatgcccagttgcccattattttggctaccatggctaggagaagagatctcagtgacatTGAAAGGGGGGTCTCAAAGGAGTATAACCTCTACAGGATTGGTGTCACGACctcgggatggttgagctaacgtacaCTAATGCGATTAGTATTAACAAGAACCTTTCCCatgacatagacatatctgatattggcagaaactttaaattcttgttaatctaactgcactgtccatttcacagtagctattacagtgaaagaaagccatgctattgtttgaagagagtgcacagttatgaacttgaaaatgtattaataaaccaattaggcacatttggcaGTCTTTATACACAATCttgaacataaatgcaatggttcatttgatcagtctaaaacattgcacatacactgctgccatctggtggccaaaatctaaattgagcTTGGGCTGGAATAAGACAATATAGCCTTTCTCTTgcgtttcaaagatgatggtacaaaaacatattttcaaaattacatgtattatcttttaccagatctaatgtgttatattatcctacattcatttcacatttccaccaacttcaaagtgtttccttttaaatggtatcaataatatgcatatccttgcttcaggtcctgagctacagacagttagatttgggtatgtcattttaggctacAATTTAAATAAAGGGGCGGATCCTTCTTaagttaaagtgtgtgtgtgtgtgtgtgtgtgtgtgtgtgtgtgtgtgtgtgtgtgtgtgtgtgtgtgtgtgtgtgtgtgtgtgtgtgtgtgtgtgtgtgtgtgtgtgtgtgtgtgtgtgtgtgtgtgtgtgtgtgtgtgtgtgtgtgtgtctcagtaaaccagatctcaacccaattgaagaCTTATGGGGAGATTCTGAGCGgcacctgagacagcgttttcctcCGCCGTCAACAAAACACCAAGTTATGGAAtgtcttgtggaagaatggtgtcgcatcacTCCAATAGAGTtacagacacttgtagaatctttgccaaggtgcattgaagctgttttgGTGGTTTGTGGTGGCTCAAAGCcctattaaaggcccagtgcagtaaaaaaacatgattttcctttgttttatatatatatttccacattaTCATAATTCACGTTTAGTGTAAGTTTTGTGGAGACTGAGTTTTGGCCTTCCAAATCTCCATCAGATgatcagacatcaccatgaagtaaatgagttaatagtcCAATAAGAAAGAGTGTCCCAATTCTTCTGCCAATAACAGCACATTTTCACTCAGACCAGTCTGACAGTCCttgcaaaattcttgcttgagaaattgtcctctgctaagaagctatttttttgctctttttgaccattttaatttaatacaatcacagtaaggtgcttaattgttacccagataTGACTTGATAgtgagatttaaaaaaatgtttgcatTAGAACTTTAagtcactttatgttggtgtttcctttattttggcagtaacCTGTATAGCTTGTTCAGCAGAATAATTGTACCTTGCTTCAGTTGGAGACAGCTCTTTAAGGTCATCCAATGTTGTAGTCAGACCCAGAAGCTTCTTGAAGAGAGCCAGAGGAAAGCAGAGGTTCAGAACACACTGATTATACAGTGCCTTCCCACAGAGCAGCCCAAGCAAGTAGAATTCATCAGTAATACCGCCGCCCTATGGATTGAAAAAAACAGAATGCCATAATCTAAATCAGAACTTTAACAGTGTAATATAAGTATAACAGATAATATACACTTCTAATAATTGATATTTCTAAGTTGGTAAATAACACAAAAACATTGTGGGGGAAAGATTGAGTAAAATCTGGGAACAATTTGTAATTGAATATGGATCATACATCTGTTGTGAGCCACGCAAGTCCAGAATCCTCGTAAACCTCCAGTGTCTTTGGTTCCATTGTGAGAAGTTCCCtccccaggaggctgaagaattCCCGTGAAACACCACCTTCATCCACACCATCCTCTGCTTGAAACTTCACCTGGAGACAAAAAAAAATACACTATTTACTCCTAAATAAGGATTTGGAAATGAAAATACTTTGCCTAATACAGAGGTAGATGTTAAAATAAGTACAAAGTCCTGGTGTTTGTATTACTTGTTTAATCACTACTCTTTTCTCAGTTATTATTTATAGCTAGAAagtcaaaataaacattttacaCAAAAAAAAACTATAAAACCTAGCTAACACCAACCTTCAAAGGCATTGTGAAGTTGTGCCCACTTTGTCGAAGGTGCTGGAAAGCATCttccagggctctctctctcctcacatgtATTGTAGGGACCCAAAAAGGCTAACGGTCCACCGAGGACAAACTAAAAAAGGAACACATTTGAGATATGGCAACATTTAGCCTTCATTTTTCAAATCTGATAGCAGTGTAGtaaatgaatgtggtaccttttTTTAATAAACACCACATTTGGAAACAACTTACGCTGTAATTGAGTTCCAATTGATAAACCATACATTTAGCCTCTGTGTTGAAGATGCAGGATTGTTGTTGAAATGTATAAAAGAAACCCTGACATAAGAAAGAAATTAGTTAATCAACAATGTCAATAAATATTTCAAATAATCTATtctgaattcaattgattggtgtTGACTttcattgtcatgtttgtcatttattatcatgtcttgtccctgtgctccccatgctattcgtttccctctgctggtcttatttggttctttccctcctatccctctctctccccctccctctctcactctctcgctctctcttctctctatcgttccgttcctgctcccagctgttcctattcccctaatcatcatttagtcttcccacacctgttcccgatcctttcccctgattagagtccctatttattcctttgtgttccgttcctgtgccgtcggttccttgtattgtattcaccatgctgtgattgcgtttcgccctgtcctgtcgtgttttttgccgtgattgtgtatcaccctgtcctgtcgtgttttgtgccttcatcagacgctgcgtgtgagcaggtgtctcagtcgactacggcctgcgcctacccgaagcgacctgcagtctgtggccgcttctccagttgttttcccttctacaaatctagaggatttcagttattccgttttgaacattaataaactctgtttctgttaagtcgcgtttgggtcctctttcacctgcatgacagaaggaaccgaccaaggaatggacccagcgacttcagacgctcgttacactgctgtcgagatccaaggagccatgctcggcagacacgagcaggaattgtctgctgctcgccaggccgtggaaaacctggctgctcaggtttccgacctctctggacagttccagagtctaacGTCTCgcgccacctgttacttcctggcctgccgagcctccagaacctagggttaataacccaccttgctactccgggcagcccactgagtgccgctcctttctcacgcagtgtgagattgtgttctctctccaacccaacacatactctagagagagctcgggttgcttacgtcatttcactccttactggccgggctcgagaatggggcacagctatctgggaggcaagggctgattgctctatcaaattccagaactttaaagaggagatgattcgggtttttgaccgttcagtttttggtggggaggcttctgtgggccctggcttccttatgccaaggtgaacggtccataacggattattccattgagtttcgcactcttgctgcctctagtgagtggaacgagccggcgctgctcgctcgttttctggagggactcacgcagtggttaaggatgagattctctcccgggaggttccttcagatgtggactctttgattgctctcgccatccgcatagaacgacgggtagatcttcgtcaccgggctcgtggaagagagctcgcatcaacggtgtttccctgctccgcatcgcaaccatctccctcctctggctttgagactgagcccatgcagctgggagggattcgcatctcgaataaggagagggaacggaggatcaccaaccgcctgtgcctctattgcggagttgctggacattttgttaattcatgtccagtaagaggccagagcccatcagtaagcggagggctactggtgagcgctactactcagtcctcttcatctagatcttgtactactatgtcggtccatctacgctggaccggttcgggtgctacatgcagtgccttgattgactctggggctgagggttgtttcatggacgaagcatgggttcggaaacataacattcctttcagaccattagacaagcctacgcccatgtttgccttagatggtagtcatcttcccagtatcaaatttgagacactacctttaactctcacagtatctggtaaccacagtgagactatttcttttttgattttccgttcaccgtttacacctgttgttttgggtcatccctggctagtatgtcataatccttctattaattggtctagtaattctatcctatcctggaacgtttcttgtcatgtgaagtgtttaatgtctgccatccctcccgtttcttctctccctacttctcaggaggaacctggcgatttgacaggagtgccggaggaatatcatgatctgcgcacggtcttcagtcggtcccgagccaactcccttcctcctcaccggtcgtatgattgtagtattgatctccttccagggaccacgcctcctcgaggtagactatactctctgtcggctcccgaacgtaaggctctcgaggattatttgtctgtgtctcttgacgccggtaccatagtgccttcttcttctccggccggggcggggttctttttgttatgaagaaggacggtactctgcgcccctgcgtggattatcgagggctgaatgacataacggttaagaatcgttatccgcttccccttatgtcatcagccttcgagattctgcagggagccaggtgctttactaagttggaccttcgtaacgcttaccatctcgtgcgcatcagagaggggggacgagtggaaaacggcgtttaacactccgttagggcattttgagtaccgggttctgccgttcggtcgccaatgcgccagctgtttttcagacattagttaatgatgttctgagagacatgctgaacattttgtttttgtctatcttgacgatatcctgatttttttctccgtcactcgagattcatgttcagcacgttcgacgtgttctacagcgccttttagagaattgtctctacgtaaaggctgagaagtgctcttttcatgtctcctccgttacttttctcggttccgttatttccgctgaaggcattcagatggattccgctaaggtccaagctgtcagtgattggcccgttccaaggtcacgtgtcgagttgcagcgcttttaggtttcgctaatttctatcggcgtttcattcgtaatttcggtcaagttgctgcccctctcacagctcttacttctgtcaagacgtgttttaagtggtccggttccgcccagggagcttttgatcttctaaaagaacgtttacgtccgctcctatcctcgttactcctgacgtcactagacaatttattgtcgaggttgacgcttcagaggtaggcgtgggagccattctatcccagcgcttccagtctgacgataaggttcatccttgcgcttatttttctcatcgcctgtcgccatctgagcgcaactatgatgtgggtaaccgtgaactgctcgccatccgcttagccctaggcgaatggcgacagtggttggagggcgaccgttccttttgtcgtttggacagaccataagaaccttgagtacatccgttctgccaaacgacttaatgcccgtcaagctcgttgggcgttgtttttcgctcgtttcgagtttgtgatttcttaccgtccgggtagcaagaacaccaagcctgatgccttatcccgtctgtttagttcttctgtggcttctactgatctcgaggggattcttccttatgggcgtgttgtcgggttgacagtctggggaattgaaagacaggttaagcaagcactcacgcacactgcgtcgccgcgcttgtcctagtaacctccttttcgttcctgtttccactcgtctggctgttcttcagtgggctcactctgccaagttagctggtcatcccggtgttcgaggcactcttgcgtctattcgccagcgcttttggtggccgactcaggagcgtgacacgcgccgtttcgtggctgcgtgttcagactgcgcgcagaagaagtctggtaatttttttttctgcttctgctcctggtcttgctgggtctcagtctgttccctgccatcgcatctctcctgttcttgtccctgcccttgctgtgtctcagtctgtccctagttctcattttttttttagagtagtaccctagtttccctttttatcgtttttcgttacggtcctgaggagaggagttgggttctttctcgggacgtgctggaccgtttgatctatgatttcctccgttgctgccagtgttcctcctcgagagcgccaggaggcgctcggtgagtggggggtactgtcatgtttgtcatttattatcatgtcttgtccctgtgctccccatgctattcgtttccctctgctggtcttatttggttctttccctcctatccctctctctcccctccctctctcactctctcgctctctcttctctctatcgttccgttcctgctcccagctgttcctattcccctaatcatcatttagtcttcccacacctgttcccgatcctttccctgattagagtccctatttattcctttgtgttccgttcctgtgccgtcggttccttgtattgtattcaccatgctgtgattgcgtttcgccctgtcctgtcgtgtttttttgccgtgattgtgtatcaccctgtcctgtcgtgttttgtgccttcatcagacgctgcgtgtgagcaggtgtctcagtcgactacggcctgcgcctacccgaaaagcgacctgcagtctgtggccgcttctccagttgttttcccttctacaaatctagaggatttcagttattccgttttgaacattaataaactctgtttctgttaagtcgcgtttgggtcctctttcacctgcatgacattcatGGCTTACCTCGGGAAGATTTAGGTAGTCACAATATACAAGTGTGTTGAGCATCTAAAGAGGATTAGAAATGACTAAATCATTTTCCACTCTTTGTAGATttcagtgacatcatgaacataaTTACCCATTTTGATACCAACCTGCAGTCATTTTATGAGATAGGCTACTCACATTCCGAAGCATATAATTGGTTCTGTTGATGTGGAAATTGCTTGCCGCAATTTTGATGAGTCTGTTGCAATTGACCTGAACAAAACAGAGGTTAAGGGAGCATACAACATTGCACATTTTCTCCATAcatatacagggccttcagaaagtattcacaccccttgactttttccacattttgttgtgttacagcctgaatttcaaattgatcaaatttagatttttttggtcactggccaacacacaataccccacaatgtcaaAGTAGACTTGTGTTTTAGGGACTTTTTACAAATTAATGAAACATTTAAAGccgaaatgtcttgagtcaataactattcaacccctttgttatggcctaaataagttcaggagtaaacatttgatgaacaagtcaaataataagttgcatggactcactctgtgtgtagtaatgatttttgaatgactacctcgtctctgtaccccacaGATACAAGTCAACACCAATTAATTCAATTCAGTATAGATTCTATGACATATTCATTGACATTGTCAATTAACTAATTTCTTTCTTATGCCAGGGCTTCTGTTCCaatctgtaaggttcctcagtcgagcagtacatttcaaacaTAGATTCAAGCACATAGACCAGGAGGTTTTCCAATTCCTCGCAAAGaagggtaaaaaaacaaaaacataacagacaatgaatatctctttgagcatggtgaagttattaattacactttggatggtgtatcaatgcaccTAGTCACTAttaagatacaggcgtccttcctaactcagttgccggagaggaaggaaaccgctcagagaattcatcatgaggcaaatggtgattttaaaacagttacagtttaattaatggctgtgatagaagaaaactgaggatgggtcaacaacattgtagttactccacaatactaacctgggtgaaagaaggaagcatgtacagaatatgaatattccaaaacatgcatcctgtttgcaacaaggcactaaagtaatactgctaaaaaatgtggcaaagcaattcactttttgtcctgaatacaaactttggggcaaatccaaatcAACACATTACTGCgtaccactccatattttcaagcatagtggtggctgcattatgttatgggtatgcttgtaatcgttgaGGACTGAGgagtttcaggataaaaaagaaacggaatggagctaagcacaggcaaaatcctagaagaaaatctggttcagtctgctttccaccagacactgggagatgaattcacctttcatcagggcaacaacctaaaacacaaggccaaatctacactgaaatttcttaccaagaagacagtgaatgtccgTTGAgtagccgagttacagttttgacttaaatctacttgaaaatctatggaaagaccatggggtattgtgtgtagatggttgaggggacttttttaaaatacattttgaatacaacacaacaaaatgtggaataagtcaagaggtatgaatactttttgaaggcacacAATTATGGCAATGGATATTTATTTACCTCATACAGCCTCTCCATAACCTTTACAGTCCCTTCaaaatgtttttcagcagcataATCCTCCTCTGCCACCTTACGGAGATACTCTGCTGACACATAGTGGAATGTTTTCACCAGAGTTCTGAAGGGGGTGTCGGGAAGTGTCGACCATAGGCCCTCTATTTGAATTAGACAAAAGTTTAGTTAATACCACAGCACACAAAACCTGCTATATCTtaaaaagagagaagaagaggggaggagagaagtcaAGACAAGAGAAGAGAATGGTAAAAAAAGGTATACTGATGGATGGTGACTTTACCAAGAACCTGGAGCTTGTCTGGGTTCAGTCTGAGGACGGCAGCAGCGAAGGCCTCAGTAATATCCATGCCACGTTGTTGTTTTTAGGAGAACCCTCAGGAGCTCAGGGATGATGAGGTACACCCTCAGACCCTCCACCCCAATGGGATCCTTACTCAGGGAGGGAAGGAGTATGCGCTGGACAACATCTTCAACCTAGAACCATGACAGGAGTGCTTGTGTGGGTCACAACTAAATGACTTATCGTGGCTTACAGTATCAATGACTGGTCAAATTGAATATCAAGGACAACAAACAGAACTATTGAAAATAAGTATCTGATCATAAAGATAATATATGAAATGATACCTCAGCCAGAACTTTATTCTTTTTAGCCAGCTTTTGAAAAGCCAGTCGGGCGAATGACAAGTCCAGGCCAGAGCGCTTCAGTGAGGTTTGATAATGTTTGTCACGGCTAGTGATTGATGAGATCAATAAATACTATTAAATATGCAACAATAAAACAAACTGTTCAATAATGTGATGATAAAACATTCATGGAAAGGCAGTTCATTTTTACCTTTTGTCCAAGAAGCTCCCATTTAAACATGATGCAGAAGAGAATGTTTTTGTGATTTCCCTGAAAATAAAAGTGAAGAATATTATAGTTCCGTGTATGTAAGTTCCTGAAACCTTCAACTTTTCAGTAGTTGTTTTGTGTCACTGACTCATGTATGTTTGTGTTGCCTTGTGGAATTATCAACCATCATGAATTGCGTATTTGTATTGAGCCTAGGCATCAGGTTTATTTGTATTATACTAACTTCTGTATCGTCTTCCATGATTTTGAGTCACAGTCCGAGATCCATCTGTTAATGATGTCATCATCTAATGTTTGAGTCACTTTTCCGCGATTGGAGTCATTCAACCCTTTTCCTGATTCCTGTTATAACAATTTTATGCACTGTATTAAAACAATGTTAAGTACTAAAGACAAACAGAACAAACTAACTGTAACCTTTGAACTGTAAACACATTACTTGAGTAGTG
This window contains:
- the LOC124029856 gene encoding probable E3 ubiquitin-protein ligase HERC3, producing MPLKVKFQAEDGVDEGGVSREFFSLLGRELLTMEPKTLEVYEDSGLAWLTTDGGGITDEFYLLGLLCGKALYNQCVLNLCFPLALFKKLLGLTTTLDDLKELSPTEARYNYSAEQAIQVTAKIKETPT